The Belonocnema kinseyi isolate 2016_QV_RU_SX_M_011 chromosome 10, B_treatae_v1, whole genome shotgun sequence genome has a window encoding:
- the LOC117181575 gene encoding acyl-protein thioesterase 2, producing the protein MGAVRSSHIKVICPTAPTMPVTLNAGFRMPSWFDLKSLDATGPEDEEGIRKAAELVHSMIAEEVAKGIPTKRIVLGGFSQGGALALYSALTFPEPLAGVIALSAWLPLHQKFPAAAVGNKDTPLLQCHGDCDPIVPYKWGQMTATLLKQFMTQTEFKTYGGVMHTSSDEEIRDMKKFIEKVLK; encoded by the exons ATGGGTGCTGTGCGATCTTCGCACATTAAAGTCATTTGTCCAACCGC tcCTACAATGCCGGTAACTTTAAACGCTGGATTCCGGATGCCTTCCTG GTTTGACCTGAAATCCCTGGACGCAACTGGTCCAGAAGATGAAGAAGGTATCCGCAAAGCTGCGGAATTGGTTCATTCGATGATTGCGGAAGAAGTGGCAAAAGGAATACCAACCAAAAGAATTGTTCTCGGCGGATTTAGCCAGGGCGGTGCCCTGGCACTGTATAGTGCTCTTACATTTCCTGAACCTTTAGCTGGTGTGATAGCCTTATCTGCTTGGCTTCCGTTGCATCAGAAATTCCCTGcg gCAGCGGTAGGAAACAAAGACACACCATTATTGCAGTGTCATGGTGACTGTGACCCAATTGTACCATACAAATGGGGTCAGATGACGGCAACTCTTTTGAAGCAGTTCATGACCCAGACGGAATTCAAAACCTATGGAGGGGTAATGCATACGTCCTCTGACGAG